One Natrinema marinum genomic window carries:
- a CDS encoding carboxymuconolactone decarboxylase family protein produces MVSTETETEIEAYLGRVPSWLEAMPEPAADHSWGIVRDLELEETELAQREKALAAVSAAAAIQCPYCTHFHREEAKLEGVTEPELEEAIAVAGNVRLFSSVLHGAEVDHEAFVSETAEIVEHVKEQQSAVGD; encoded by the coding sequence ATGGTATCTACTGAGACGGAAACGGAAATCGAAGCGTATCTCGGGCGGGTCCCGAGCTGGCTCGAGGCGATGCCGGAGCCGGCTGCGGACCACAGTTGGGGGATCGTCCGCGACCTCGAACTCGAGGAGACCGAGCTCGCGCAACGGGAGAAGGCCCTCGCCGCGGTCAGCGCGGCGGCGGCCATCCAGTGTCCGTACTGCACGCACTTCCACCGGGAAGAAGCGAAACTCGAGGGGGTGACGGAACCGGAACTGGAGGAGGCGATCGCGGTCGCCGGCAACGTGCGACTGTTCTCGTCGGTGCTGCACGGCGCGGAAGTCGACCACGAGGCGTTCGTCTCCGAGACGGCGGAGATCGTCGAACACGTGAAAGAACAGCAGTCGGCGGTCGGCGACTGA
- a CDS encoding GTPBP1 family GTP-binding protein — translation MSRDRALLERALDRGEQDGGNVEFKERLSRDVHLEGGRRESLAAQLRHRLLSGDGEATYVVGVTDDGGLAGVDPDTFSETMDVLSLLAEEADAHIEDVQTWGINGVSDAVESDADRTSATSERGLVGVAQVREGGVLETDDEHVVVGTAGHVDHGKSTLVGSLVTGKADDGDGATRAFLDVQPHEVERGLSADLSYAVYGFDDDGPVRVRNPNRKADRAEVVQEADRLVSFVDTVGHEPWLRTTIRGLVGQKLDYGLLVVAADDGPTRTTREHLGVLLATDLPTIVAITKTDTVSDERIEEVEREVERLLREVDKSPLRVSRHGVDAAVEEVSERVVPIVETSAITMDGLETLDELFDRLPKTAHDAGEFRMYVDRSYSVTGVGAVASGTVMAGEVEAGDELLIGPMSDGRFQEVEVRSIEMHYHRVDKAQAGRIVGIALKGIKESAIERGMVLLPRDADPDPVREFEAEVMVLNHPTRIGEGYEPVVHLETIGEAAAFYPEDGRLLPGDTGETTVRFKFRPYLVEEGQKFVFREGRSKGVGTVTDVHPID, via the coding sequence ATGAGCCGTGACCGGGCTCTCCTCGAGCGAGCCCTGGACCGTGGCGAACAGGACGGTGGCAACGTCGAGTTCAAGGAACGCCTGTCACGAGATGTCCACCTCGAGGGTGGCCGACGGGAGAGTCTAGCTGCACAACTCCGCCACCGCCTGCTGTCCGGCGACGGCGAGGCGACGTACGTCGTCGGCGTCACCGACGACGGCGGCCTCGCCGGCGTCGATCCCGACACCTTCTCCGAGACGATGGATGTCCTCTCGCTGTTGGCCGAGGAGGCCGACGCGCACATCGAGGACGTCCAGACGTGGGGGATCAACGGGGTTTCGGACGCCGTCGAGTCCGACGCAGATCGGACGTCGGCGACGTCCGAGCGTGGGCTCGTCGGCGTCGCCCAGGTCCGAGAGGGTGGCGTCCTCGAGACGGACGACGAACACGTCGTCGTCGGCACCGCCGGCCACGTCGACCACGGCAAGAGTACGCTGGTGGGGTCGCTCGTCACGGGCAAAGCCGACGACGGCGACGGGGCGACCCGCGCGTTCCTCGACGTCCAGCCCCACGAGGTCGAGCGGGGCCTCTCCGCGGATCTGTCCTACGCGGTCTACGGTTTCGACGACGACGGGCCGGTCCGCGTCCGGAACCCGAATCGCAAGGCCGACCGCGCGGAAGTCGTTCAGGAGGCAGACCGGCTCGTTTCGTTCGTCGACACTGTCGGCCACGAGCCCTGGCTCCGCACGACGATCCGCGGGCTCGTCGGCCAGAAGCTCGACTACGGGCTGCTGGTCGTCGCCGCCGACGACGGCCCGACGCGGACGACCAGAGAGCACCTCGGCGTCTTGCTCGCGACCGATCTTCCGACGATCGTCGCGATCACGAAGACCGACACCGTCAGCGACGAGCGCATCGAGGAGGTCGAACGCGAGGTCGAGCGGCTTCTCCGGGAGGTCGACAAGTCGCCGCTGCGCGTCTCCCGCCACGGCGTCGATGCCGCCGTCGAGGAGGTCAGCGAGCGAGTCGTCCCCATCGTCGAAACGAGCGCGATCACGATGGACGGCCTCGAGACGCTGGACGAACTGTTCGATCGGCTCCCCAAGACCGCACACGACGCCGGCGAGTTCCGGATGTACGTCGACCGCAGCTACTCGGTGACCGGCGTCGGCGCGGTCGCCTCCGGGACGGTGATGGCCGGCGAGGTCGAAGCCGGCGACGAACTCCTGATCGGCCCGATGTCGGACGGCCGCTTTCAGGAGGTCGAGGTCCGCTCGATCGAGATGCATTACCACCGGGTCGACAAGGCTCAGGCGGGCCGGATCGTCGGTATCGCCCTCAAGGGGATCAAAGAAAGCGCCATCGAGCGCGGGATGGTCCTGTTGCCCCGCGACGCTGACCCCGATCCCGTCCGCGAGTTCGAAGCCGAGGTCATGGTGCTCAACCACCCGACCCGCATCGGCGAGGGGTACGAACCCGTCGTCCACCTCGAGACGATCGGCGAGGCCGCGGCGTTCTACCCCGAGGACGGCCGGCTTCTGCCCGGCGATACGGGGGAGACCACCGTCCGGTTCAAGTTCCGGCCGTACCTCGTCGAGGAGGGCCAGAAGTTCGTCTTCCGCGAGGGTCGCAGCAAGGGCGTCGGGACGGTGACCGACGTTCACCCGATAGACTGA
- the pyrF gene encoding orotidine-5'-phosphate decarboxylase, with product MNFFDRLHDRIRTVDSIVSVGLDPDPSRIPDHLQEYDLPRWAFNRRIIDATHEHAAVFKPNAAFYEDPDGWRALEETIAYAHGKDVPVLLDAKRADIGNTTRQYAKLLETVDAITVNPYMGRDSLQPFLADEESGVFVLCRTSNPGGADIQDLELETGEPVYERVAALADLWNENDNVGLVVGATQPKELEDLREQVPDLPFLVPGIGAQGGDAEAAVEHGLANGVGLVNSSRGIIFAGEDDGEEFASASGQAAKRLKKRLNRYRLN from the coding sequence ATGAACTTCTTCGACCGCTTGCACGACCGTATCCGAACGGTCGACAGCATCGTCTCCGTTGGCCTCGATCCCGACCCGTCGCGCATCCCCGACCACTTACAGGAGTACGACCTCCCGCGCTGGGCGTTCAACCGTCGCATCATCGACGCCACGCACGAACACGCCGCCGTCTTCAAGCCTAACGCCGCGTTCTACGAGGACCCTGACGGCTGGCGAGCGCTCGAGGAGACCATCGCCTACGCCCACGGCAAGGACGTGCCCGTCCTGCTCGACGCCAAGCGCGCCGACATCGGGAACACGACCCGCCAGTACGCGAAACTGCTCGAGACCGTCGACGCGATCACGGTCAACCCCTACATGGGTCGCGACTCGCTGCAGCCGTTTTTAGCGGACGAAGAGTCCGGTGTCTTTGTCCTGTGTCGGACCTCGAACCCCGGCGGCGCGGACATCCAGGACCTGGAACTCGAGACCGGCGAGCCCGTCTACGAGCGGGTCGCCGCGCTGGCGGACCTCTGGAACGAAAACGACAACGTCGGGCTCGTCGTGGGCGCGACCCAGCCCAAAGAGCTCGAGGACCTGCGCGAGCAGGTGCCCGATCTGCCCTTCCTCGTGCCCGGCATCGGGGCGCAGGGTGGCGACGCCGAGGCGGCCGTCGAGCACGGCCTCGCGAACGGGGTCGGCCTCGTCAACTCCTCGCGCGGGATTATCTTTGCCGGGGAGGACGACGGCGAGGAATTCGCCAGCGCCAGCGGTCAGGCCGCGAAGCGGCTCAAGAAGCGGCTCAATCGGTACCGGTTGAACTAG
- a CDS encoding VOC family protein, whose amino-acid sequence MATLSAHHVGITVTDLEETLAFYRDTLDLSVADRFSVGGEAFADAVGVEGASAEFAHLEADGTRIELVEYDPEARGSPAAGLNQPGATHVGLSVDDLDRFAATLPDDVPTISEPRTTETGTKILFLRDPEGNLIELLEA is encoded by the coding sequence ATGGCAACTCTCAGCGCCCATCACGTCGGAATCACCGTCACCGATCTCGAGGAGACGCTCGCGTTCTACCGGGACACCCTGGACCTCTCGGTCGCCGACCGGTTCAGCGTCGGCGGCGAAGCGTTTGCCGACGCCGTCGGCGTCGAGGGCGCAAGCGCCGAGTTTGCCCACCTCGAGGCCGACGGGACGCGGATCGAACTCGTCGAGTACGACCCCGAGGCGCGCGGCTCTCCCGCGGCGGGGCTGAACCAGCCGGGCGCGACACACGTCGGGCTCTCGGTCGACGATCTCGACCGATTCGCCGCAACGCTGCCCGACGACGTGCCGACGATCAGCGAGCCGCGGACGACCGAGACCGGCACGAAAATCCTGTTCCTGCGAGATCCCGAGGGGAACCTGATCGAACTGCTCGAGGCGTAA
- a CDS encoding haloacid dehalogenase type II gives MTFDPDRVQTITFDSYSTLVDVDAAVRALADHVADPEPISTLWRLRSLEYTLVANHVDAYQPFYEMNRDALQYALEVFDADVTEAERDEVLAVYHELDVFDDVRDGIERLREGGYDCYVVSNGDPDMLSSMIDHADIGDLLEDAISADEVETYKPAADLYRHAAGRTGTPIDEIVHVTAGWYDVMGAKHAGMQGAWVDRKGRPWEPVAGEPDLTIERFHDLAAELGV, from the coding sequence ATGACGTTCGATCCCGACCGCGTGCAGACGATCACGTTCGACTCCTACAGCACCCTCGTCGACGTCGACGCAGCCGTCCGCGCGCTCGCCGATCACGTCGCCGATCCCGAACCGATCTCGACCCTGTGGCGGCTGCGCTCGCTCGAGTACACGCTCGTCGCGAACCACGTCGACGCCTACCAGCCGTTCTACGAGATGAACCGCGACGCGCTCCAGTACGCGCTCGAGGTGTTCGACGCCGATGTCACCGAAGCCGAGCGCGACGAGGTGCTGGCCGTCTACCACGAACTCGACGTGTTCGACGACGTTCGCGACGGCATCGAGCGCCTGCGCGAGGGCGGCTACGACTGCTACGTCGTCTCGAACGGCGACCCCGATATGCTGTCGTCGATGATCGACCACGCCGATATCGGCGACCTCCTCGAGGACGCGATCAGCGCCGACGAAGTGGAGACGTACAAGCCCGCGGCCGATCTCTACCGCCACGCGGCCGGCAGAACCGGGACGCCGATCGACGAGATCGTCCACGTCACCGCCGGCTGGTACGACGTGATGGGGGCCAAACACGCCGGCATGCAGGGTGCGTGGGTCGATCGCAAGGGCCGGCCGTGGGAGCCGGTCGCGGGCGAGCCGGATCTGACGATCGAGCGCTTCCACGACCTCGCGGCCGAACTCGGTGTCTGA